One window of the Micropterus dolomieu isolate WLL.071019.BEF.003 ecotype Adirondacks linkage group LG08, ASM2129224v1, whole genome shotgun sequence genome contains the following:
- the mafba gene encoding transcription factor MafB, giving the protein MLQQVSAQRWRSQKNYCMKQERREETLINKSVFATLASTFAYLQKSRDSNMSTEMSMGPELPSSPLALEYVNDFDLMKFDVKKEGLAGLERNGVRQCNRLQPQGSVSSTPISTPCSSVPSSPSFSPTEQKNHLEELYWMPNSGYHQQIDPQTLSLTPEDAVEALIGATAHGHPPPPHVQQQLQQQGAFEGYRAPHHHHSHHGHGQQHHHPYAGSIAHHADELSGHPGGHNHPHSQHHHHHSQDPDSPSPVSPDSHQTLHHHRHHHHHHPHGHLSQSGAHHGSGGGLNVEDRFSDDQLVSMSVRELNRHLRGFTKDEVIRLKQKRRTLKNRGYAQSCRYKRVQQKHVLENEKTQLINQVEQLKAEISRLARERDAYKLKCEKLTGSGANNGFREAGSTSDNPSSPEFFM; this is encoded by the coding sequence ATGCTACAGCAAGTCAGTGCACAGCGGTGGAGGAGCCAAAAGAACTATTGCATGAaacaagaaaggagagaagagacgCTGATTAATAAGTCAGTTTTTGCGACGCTTGCAAGTACCTTTGCATATCTGCAAAAGAGTCGCGACAGCAACATGAGCACGGAGATGAGCATGGGCCCGGAGCTACCCAGCAGCCCTCTGGCTCTGGAATATGTCAAtgattttgacctgatgaagTTTGACGTGAAGAAGGAAGGCCTGGCCGGGCTGGAGCGCAACGGGGTGCGCCAGTGTAACCGTCTCCAACCCCAAGGCTCCGTGTCCTCCACCCCCATCAGTACACCCTGCAGCTCCGTGCCCTCTTCACCCAGCTTCAGCCCCACAGAGCAGAAAAACCACCTAGAGGAGCTGTACTGGATGCCGAACAGCGGGTACCACCAGCAGATAGACCCGCAGACGCTAAGCCTGACCCCAGAGGACGCAGTGGAGGCTCTGATTGGAGCCACAGCTCACGGCCACCCTCCGCCTCCTCATGTccaacagcagctgcagcagcaaggCGCTTTCGAAGGCTACAGGGCCCCGCATCACCACCACAGCCACCACGGCCACGGCCAGCAGCACCATCACCCATATGCCGGGAGCATCGCGCACCACGCCGATGAACTGTCCGGGCACCCGGGCGGACACAACCATCCACACAGCcagcaccaccatcaccacagcCAGGACCCCGACAGCCCGTCCCCGGTCTCCCCAGACTCCCATCAGACGCTCCATCACCACcgccaccatcatcaccaccacccgCACGGCCACCTGAGCCAGTCGGGGGCGCACCACGGCTCCGGGGGCGGCCTCAACGTGGAGGACCGCTTCTCCGACGACCAGCTGGTGTCCATGTCGGTGAGGGAGCTCAACAGACACCTACGGGGCTTCACCAAGGACGAGGTCATCCGCCTTAAGCAGAAGAGGAGGACCCTGAAGAACCGGGGCTACGCTCAGTCCTGCCGGTACAAGCGGGTGCAGCAGAAGCACGTGCTGGAGAACGAGAAGACGCAGCTGATCAACCAGGTGGAGCAGCTCAAGGCGGAGATCAGCCGGCTGGCGAGGGAGAGGGACGCCTACAAACTCAAGTGTGAGAAACTGACGGGGTCAGGGGCCAATAACGGGTTCCGCGAGGCTGGCTCAACCAGTGACAACCCTTCATCACCAGAGTTTTTCATGTGA